tttttttgaactaactaaaaagaaaagggtgCTACGTAAATTGGAAGTGAGGGTGTATAAACTTATGACGGCGTGTTTTAGACTTTAATATATTGCCTGGTATAACTTTGTTAGCTTGCTAATCATATTTCAAGTTTCCGTGTCTTAATAAGAGAAACGGTATTTCTACCCAAGAAtaatggtataaaatatttacaactaGCATTATTGCAATTAAGTCTTCATCATCTCGTTTCCATGTTAGCGTATACGTTCAAGTCTTCAATATTAGCTCAATGCATGTAACAATGCCTATATAAACACATATTAGATATGTAGAGTACATACACATAGTTACCACTATGGGAATAAAAAACTTATCGCCTAGAAGGCTCCCTCTCTTTCTGATTCTCACACTTCACTCATTTGTGGATGCCACCTCCACAAATGAAATTTGTGACATAACTCCTTTCCCTAGCTTTTGCAAATATTTTCTTCCTCAAAATAAGTCCACAAACACATATGACTCAGGAAAGTTGTCCATCCACCAATCCTTTTTAGCAAGTACACATTTTCTCAATTCAATCAATAGTTACTTAAACTCCAAAAATGCATCTTATTATGATCAAAGTACCATCTTTGTCCTCCAAGATTGTCAATTACTCCTTGGCCTAAATAAGGATTTCTTATCCAATGTCAAAGGTACTACTAGTCAAACCGGAAATACCCTTGGAGGTTCACAGTTTGATGATGTAACAACTTTGCTTAGTGCATCCTTAACCAATCAACAAACTTGTATGGACAGTCTTCAAATCACTCCTTCAGCTTCAAAcataaaaaatgacattttcccTACACTAACTAACGGTAGCATGATGTATAGTGTGTCACTCGCTCTATTTAAAAACGGTTGGAAGGAGCAAAGTTGGAAGGAGAAAATGATTTTCGAGGGACGAAAACTCTTGCAAATTAGTGAAACTACCGCGGTCAATGTGACACGAATAGTAGTGGTAAATCAAGATGGATCTGGGAATTACACAACTATAAATGATGCCATTGCAGATGCACCAAATAACACGAAAGCAGGCAACGGTTATTACATGATATATGTGGTTGAAGGTGTTTACCAAGAGTATGTTTCCATTGCTAGCAACAAGAAGTATTTGATGATTGTTGGTGATGGCATTAATAAGACCATTATTACTGGTAATCGCAGCGTAGTTGATGGATGGACAACCTTTAATTCTGCCACGTTCGGTAATTATTGAATTGCTTATTTCATCTTCAAGTCATGAATTCATACTCTCtagtaggggtgtcaaatgggcggggTTGAAATTTAAGGAATTAATTACATTAAAAGTCTGTCGAAATTAATTGGTAGATGTAGTATGACCGATTTTTTGAAGGgtctattttctagaaaaaacgatggcaaaatttcaaaaaatatttttgaggaaaacatttttaatGGTAAATAGAAAAACTTAAATTGAAAATGGCCTTAATATTAAACATACCGTCGCTTATAAGATACCGCCACATAAAAAAttgacaataaaaaaaataaaaaaatctgaaGGGTAAAtcttattttctagaaaaacatttttatgaattttttgcGCAAATATTTTTGACGATCAACCCCAGGCCAAATTTGACATTTTTCGTGGTAAAtagaaaaacttttaaaaaatgtttcCCTTCATATTAAACCCCcgcatatttttcaaaaaaaaatatttcccttcatattGTGAAACATACCACAAACTTATAAGATacatgatacaagaaaagtgtatacaaaaaaattaaaaacttatcTCGGGCAATAAACCCAATATATGTTTTTTGTAAAAAGTAAATCTTAAAAGTATGTAAATATTGAATCGGTGATGTCTAAGTTGGAGATTAGTTTAAAATGGAATCCCAAACAAACGGATCACTTATAGTTGGAATTAATCCTTAAAGCTAAAACTACGAACTATGAAAatatttgccttataaggcaaagtttaaatttgtATGCCCCCTCGTGAaaattttttaactaaaagAATTGAAGAAGCGAACCATTTAGTTATCTCTTAGGATCAcggcataactttaactttcttaaa
This portion of the Lycium ferocissimum isolate CSIRO_LF1 chromosome 1, AGI_CSIRO_Lferr_CH_V1, whole genome shotgun sequence genome encodes:
- the LOC132065745 gene encoding pectinesterase-like, encoding MGIKNLSPRRLPLFLILTLHSFVDATSTNEICDITPFPSFCKYFLPQNKSTNTYDSGKLSIHQSFLASTHFLNSINSYLNSKNASYYDQSTIFVLQDCQLLLGLNKDFLSNVKGTTSQTGNTLGGSQFDDVTTLLSASLTNQQTCMDSLQITPSASNIKNDIFPTLTNGSMMYSVSLALFKNGWKEQSWKEKMIFEGRKLLQISETTAVNVTRIVVVNQDGSGNYTTINDAIADAPNNTKAGNGYYMIYVVEGVYQEYVSIASNKKYLMIVGDGINKTIITGNRSVVDGWTTFNSATFAVVAQGFLGVNITVQNTAGAIKHQAVAVRNGADLSTFYNCSFEGYQDTLYTHSLRQFYRECDIYGTVDFIFGNAAVVFQNCNIYPRLPMQGQFNAITAQGRTDVNQNTGTSIHNCTIKAADDLASSNGTTKTYLGRPWKEYSRTVYMQSFMDSLINPAGWAAWSGDFALSTLYYAEYNNTGPGSNTSNRVTWPGYHVIDSTNASIFTVSNFIVGDFWLPDTKVPYTGDLL